A stretch of Palaemon carinicauda isolate YSFRI2023 chromosome 36, ASM3689809v2, whole genome shotgun sequence DNA encodes these proteins:
- the LOC137628902 gene encoding 4-hydroxyphenylpyruvate dioxygenase-like protein: MSCSVLHHVEVCVKDDKIMPLLSKGFGFTPFAYRVTPAASKLALKSGNSVFVVVRRNQNVCRGINSEPTKNDGDSGEAGSQDREHWTVFCCEDAATHTIDSVFNVALVVKDVDAVTQKVRSKGGQVLREATNLLGKMGQVRYSIVRSCCGNIVHTLIDKSKYAGDFLPGFETIDVHGGKPGLIPASILRDFSESPDLWNLHDNSSSFLPLSTHIDHLTYVCEIGKSKELLSWYEFCFGMKRFLANREENEEEGFVLRDNIGLRLKVMEYWRCSESGLKSPPDGEDDSSLKLVIAEPLPEVSDSHVDKFLKAHRGPGVQHIGLHTPTMVATVEFMARNGVVFRKAPPTYYEEGVKLEEIVDAGHADELKLFKELGVLLDTEADIFTDDINDRNKKSYLMQVFTGPIFDEDTFFLEVIQRRGARGFGAGNITALARSILLHNQRQ; the protein is encoded by the exons ATGAGTTGCTCCGTCCTCCACCACGTGGAGGTGTGCGTCAAGGACGACAAAATCATGCCCCTCCTCTCCAAAGGTTTTGGCTTCACCCCTTTTGCATACCGTGTCACCCCTGCGGCGTCCAAACTAGCCCTGAAGAGTGGAAACTCTGTATTTGTTGTCGTAAGGAGGAACCAAAACGTTTGCCGTGGAATCAACAGTGAACCCACCAAAAATGACGGAGACAGCGGGGAAGCTGGCTCGCAGGACAGAGAACACTGGACCGTTTTCTGCTGTGAAGATGCTGCAACTCACACCATAGACTCGGTCTTCAACGTAGCCTTGGTTGTCAAAGACGTCGACGCCGTGACCCAAAAGGTTCGGTCTAAGGGAGGCCAGGTGTTAAGGGAAGCCACTAATCTGCTTGGTAAGATGGGTCAGGTCAGGTATTCCATAGTGAGGTCATGCTGCGGTAACATCGTTCACACCTTGATAGACAAATCAAAGTACGCTGGAGACTTCCTTCCCGGGTTTGAAACCATCGACGTTCATGGCGGAAAACCTGGCCTTATTCCAGCCAGTATCCTCAGAGACTTTTCTGAATCTCCAGATCTGTGGAATCTCCATGACAACTCATCTTCTTTTCTCCCACTTTCAACACACATCGACCACCTGACGTATGTTTGTGAAATCGGCAAGTCAAAAGAGTTGCTTTCTTGGTACGAATTCTGCTTTGGTATGAAGCGCTTCTTAGCTAATAG agaagaaaatgaagaagagggATTTGTACTGAGGGACAACATAGGCCTACGCTTGAAAGTGATGGAATACTGGAGATGTTCCGAGTCCGGACTCAAGTCTCCGCCTGATGGAGAGGACGACTCATCTCTGAAGTTGGTCATTGCCGAGCCCTTGCCGGAAGTTA GTGACAGTCATGTAGACAAATTTCTAAAAGCTCACAGAGGACCCGGAGTACAGCACATCGGTCTACACACACCGACCATGGTTGCCACCGTCGAATTCATGGCTAGAAATGGAGTAGTCTTTAGAAAGGCTCCCCCAACTTATTACGAGGAG GGCGTAAAATTAGAGGAAATTGTAGACGCAGGTCACGCAGATGAGTTGAAGCTATTCAAGGAACTGGGAGTTCTTCTGGACACAGAGGCTGATATCTTCACAGATGATATAAATGACAGAAATAAGAAGAG CTATCTGATGCAAGTATTTACTGGACCAATATTCGACGAAGACACCTTCTTCCTGGAAGTCATTCAGCGAAGAGGAGCGAGAGGTTTCGGTGCTGGAAATATCACTGCTCTGGCTAGGTCTATATTGTTACACAATCAGAGACAATGA